In a genomic window of Myxococcus xanthus:
- a CDS encoding phage tail protein, whose product MAIIGQPRSFHKRFKFLCEADGLGHSGFQKCSELSVEVANVQYFEGGSLIPNKSPGRLTFSDVTLERGATQDHQLFDWFQDVVHTTSGLGLPDSLYKRNLDIVQQDRDGTTLRRWSLSRAWPVKFVAGEWDNESDENVIESVTLTYDSFELAK is encoded by the coding sequence ATGGCCATCATCGGACAGCCGCGCAGCTTCCATAAGCGTTTCAAGTTCCTCTGTGAGGCTGACGGCCTCGGGCACTCAGGTTTTCAAAAATGCTCCGAGCTGTCCGTCGAGGTCGCCAACGTCCAATACTTCGAGGGCGGCAGCCTCATCCCCAACAAGTCGCCGGGGCGCCTCACCTTCTCCGACGTCACCCTGGAGAGAGGCGCCACGCAGGACCACCAGCTCTTCGACTGGTTCCAGGACGTCGTCCACACCACCAGCGGCCTGGGCCTGCCAGACAGCCTCTACAAGCGCAACCTCGACATCGTCCAGCAAGACAGAGACGGCACCACGCTGCGTCGGTGGAGCCTCTCCCGCGCCTGGCCGGTGAAGTTCGTCGCGGGCGAGTGGGACAACGAGTCCGATGAAAATGTCATCGAAAGCGTCACCCTCACCTACGATTCCTTCGAGCTGGCCAAGTAG